One genomic window of Actinoalloteichus hoggarensis includes the following:
- a CDS encoding beta-galactosidase yields MAGISAVTRGRIVFGGDYNPEQWPSEVWREDVELMRRAGVSLVTVGVFSWSRLEPTPGARDFGWLDEVLDLLHAGGIAVDLATPTASPPPWLGRRHPETLPVDADGRRLVYGSRNHFCPSSPVYRRHALSLVADLAQRYGDHPALAMWHVDNELCEVCHCDVSAAHFRHWLRSRYDDDLDALNEAWHTVFWSQRYSDWAEILPPRRAPYLVNPGQRLDFRRFCSAALLECFQAQRDVLRAATPDIPITTNFLGLDAPLDYRALAEREDVVSHDWYPDPTDPAAHELAGLSFDVMRSLAGGPWMVMEGATSAVNWRRRNGVKAPGRMRAESLHAVARGADAVCFFQWRASRAGAEKYHSAMVPHAGPDTRIFREVCELGVDLTRLAEVVGADVESQAALVLDWESWWAVGLDAHPTADVDVLGRLRAWHAALARLGVTADVVASDADFSGRRLVIVPNLYLVTDDAAANLTSFVRRGGTLVLGCFSGIVDEHDHIRLGGYPAPFRELLGLRIEEFDPLDDGESVRCSSALLGDFEARDWLDDLRVEGAEVVAEVAEGRRKGRPVVLRHGFGAGTAWYVATEPEPAAVGALARQVCAGAGVTGVLTGLPAGVTATRRGRVLFVINHGPDPASVELPAAGVDLLRGGRQAGRTELPGFGVLALVAE; encoded by the coding sequence GTGGCCGGGATCTCTGCCGTGACCCGGGGCCGCATCGTGTTCGGGGGCGACTACAACCCCGAGCAGTGGCCTTCGGAGGTGTGGCGCGAGGACGTCGAGCTGATGCGCAGGGCCGGAGTCTCCCTCGTGACGGTGGGTGTCTTCTCCTGGTCCAGGCTGGAGCCGACGCCGGGCGCGCGGGACTTCGGCTGGCTCGACGAGGTGTTGGACCTGTTGCATGCCGGCGGGATCGCGGTGGACCTGGCGACGCCGACCGCGAGCCCGCCGCCCTGGCTCGGCCGTCGACATCCGGAGACGCTGCCCGTGGACGCCGACGGCCGCCGACTGGTCTACGGCTCCCGCAATCACTTCTGCCCGTCCTCGCCGGTCTATCGCCGACATGCGTTGTCACTGGTCGCGGACCTCGCCCAGCGCTACGGCGACCATCCGGCCCTGGCCATGTGGCATGTGGACAACGAGCTCTGCGAGGTCTGCCACTGCGACGTCAGCGCAGCACATTTCCGGCACTGGCTGCGCAGTCGCTATGACGATGACCTGGACGCACTCAACGAGGCCTGGCACACGGTGTTCTGGAGCCAGCGCTACTCGGACTGGGCGGAGATCCTGCCGCCGAGGCGAGCACCGTATCTGGTCAATCCCGGCCAGCGCCTGGACTTCCGTCGCTTCTGCTCCGCCGCGCTGCTGGAGTGCTTCCAGGCGCAGCGGGACGTGTTGCGCGCCGCGACGCCGGACATCCCGATCACGACGAACTTCCTCGGTCTCGACGCCCCGCTGGACTACCGGGCGCTGGCCGAGCGGGAGGACGTCGTCTCTCACGACTGGTATCCGGACCCGACCGATCCGGCCGCGCATGAGCTCGCGGGGCTGAGCTTCGACGTGATGCGGTCCCTGGCGGGCGGGCCGTGGATGGTGATGGAGGGCGCGACCAGCGCGGTCAACTGGCGGCGGCGCAACGGTGTCAAGGCGCCGGGACGGATGCGGGCCGAGTCGCTGCACGCGGTGGCCAGAGGCGCCGATGCCGTGTGCTTCTTCCAATGGCGGGCCTCCCGCGCCGGGGCGGAGAAGTACCACTCGGCGATGGTGCCGCACGCCGGGCCTGACACCAGGATCTTCCGCGAGGTGTGTGAGCTGGGCGTCGACCTGACCCGGCTCGCCGAGGTCGTCGGCGCCGATGTCGAAAGCCAGGCGGCCCTGGTGCTGGACTGGGAAAGCTGGTGGGCGGTGGGACTGGACGCCCATCCGACGGCCGACGTCGACGTCCTCGGCAGGCTGCGGGCCTGGCATGCGGCATTGGCCCGGCTCGGCGTGACGGCGGACGTGGTGGCCTCGGACGCCGACTTCTCGGGCCGCCGTCTGGTGATCGTGCCCAATCTCTATCTCGTCACCGATGACGCGGCGGCGAACCTGACGTCCTTCGTACGGCGCGGCGGCACGCTGGTGCTCGGCTGCTTCTCCGGGATCGTCGACGAGCACGACCACATCCGCCTCGGCGGCTATCCCGCGCCGTTCCGCGAGCTGCTGGGCCTGCGCATCGAGGAGTTCGACCCGTTGGACGACGGGGAGTCGGTGCGCTGCTCGTCGGCGCTGCTCGGTGACTTCGAGGCCCGGGACTGGCTGGACGACCTGCGCGTCGAGGGCGCCGAGGTGGTCGCCGAGGTCGCCGAGGGTCGACGGAAGGGCCGACCGGTGGTGCTGCGGCACGGCTTCGGCGCGGGCACGGCCTGGTACGTCGCGACGGAACCGGAGCCCGCCGCGGTGGGCGCGTTGGCACGGCAGGTGTGCGCGGGCGCGGGGGTGACCGGAGTCCTGACCGGCCTGCCCGCCGGGGTGACGGCGACCCGCCGGGGCCGGGTGCTGTTCGTGATCAACCATGGACCCGATCCGGCCTCCGTGGAGCTGCCTGCGGCGGGCGTCGACCTGTTGCGCGGCGGGCGGCAGGCGGGGCGGACGGAGTTGCCCGGCTTCGGGGTGCTGGCGTTGGTGGCGGAGTAG
- a CDS encoding ketopantoate reductase family protein yields MRVLVYGAGGIGLYFAARLSLAGVSVTLKGRTATVAAVRRTPITIRHGSDVAVAPAVRVVDHLESEESFDAVILAVKAWQVEEAARETAPVLASGGRLITTQNGVDSPAHAGAHVGEDNVIAGTCVVIARRLDASTVEYVGSDATMTLGYLAGGEADEPARKTIAALAQAGITADWTGDIRRALWKKLALISSYGGVGAISGVTVGETRAVPETRELVTTAIREAFAVADSLGVALTDTDLDDVLHTYLHVFSPETTASMQRDLAAGLPSELADQNGAVVRHGREQGVATPVQATIYASQLPRETAARERGSGS; encoded by the coding sequence GTGCGGGTACTGGTGTACGGGGCGGGCGGAATCGGTCTGTACTTCGCGGCGCGTCTGTCCCTCGCGGGCGTCTCGGTCACTCTCAAGGGCCGCACCGCCACCGTCGCCGCCGTCCGGCGCACGCCGATCACGATCCGCCACGGATCGGACGTCGCCGTGGCGCCCGCCGTGCGGGTCGTCGACCACCTCGAATCCGAGGAGAGCTTCGACGCGGTGATCCTGGCCGTCAAGGCCTGGCAGGTCGAGGAAGCGGCCCGTGAGACCGCGCCCGTGCTGGCCTCGGGAGGCCGGCTGATCACGACGCAGAACGGCGTCGACTCGCCCGCGCACGCCGGAGCCCACGTCGGCGAGGACAACGTCATCGCGGGCACCTGCGTGGTCATCGCCCGACGACTGGACGCCTCCACCGTCGAGTATGTCGGCTCGGACGCGACCATGACCCTCGGCTACCTCGCAGGCGGCGAGGCAGACGAGCCCGCGCGGAAGACCATCGCCGCCCTCGCCCAGGCGGGGATCACGGCGGACTGGACGGGGGACATCCGACGGGCACTGTGGAAGAAGCTGGCCCTGATCTCCTCCTACGGCGGCGTCGGCGCGATCAGCGGCGTCACCGTAGGCGAGACCCGTGCCGTGCCGGAGACCCGCGAACTGGTGACGACGGCGATACGCGAGGCCTTCGCCGTGGCGGACAGCCTCGGCGTGGCGCTGACGGACACCGATCTCGACGACGTCCTGCACACCTACCTGCACGTGTTCTCCCCGGAGACCACGGCGTCCATGCAGCGCGACCTCGCGGCGGGCCTGCCCTCGGAACTGGCCGACCAGAACGGCGCGGTGGTTCGACACGGCAGGGAACAGGGCGTGGCGACGCCGGTCCAGGCGACCATCTACGCCAGCCAGCTTCCTCGCGAGACGGCGGCGCGGGAGCGCGGAAGCGGGTCGTGA
- a CDS encoding SRPBCC domain-containing protein, with the protein MTTRHASRRGTLGVTEDGRFRVHLERRLPYTPALVWEWIADPGRLARWLPGSRIDATVGGEVRFDFGEEGTATGTVLEAVPPGADGRLTHTWVWAGVPESTVRWTVTAGDAGEGSVLTVVHSEVLREPAADFAAGWHVMLDALELIMAGDPADAAWGAMEEIAGLYPSS; encoded by the coding sequence ATGACCACTCGACACGCCTCCCGGCGCGGCACGCTCGGCGTCACGGAGGACGGCCGCTTCCGCGTCCACCTCGAACGACGACTCCCCTACACCCCCGCCCTGGTCTGGGAGTGGATCGCCGACCCGGGCCGGCTGGCCCGCTGGCTGCCCGGCAGCCGGATCGACGCGACCGTCGGCGGCGAGGTGCGCTTCGACTTCGGCGAGGAGGGCACCGCCACCGGCACGGTCCTGGAGGCCGTCCCGCCCGGCGCCGACGGCCGCCTCACTCACACCTGGGTCTGGGCCGGCGTGCCGGAGTCGACGGTGCGCTGGACGGTGACGGCAGGCGACGCGGGCGAGGGCAGCGTGCTCACCGTCGTCCACAGCGAGGTGCTCCGCGAACCCGCCGCCGACTTCGCGGCAGGCTGGCACGTCATGCTCGACGCACTGGAGCTGATCATGGCGGGCGACCCCGCCGACGCGGCATGGGGCGCCATGGAGGAGATCGCGGGGCTTTACCCGTCGAGTTGA
- a CDS encoding ArsR/SmtB family transcription factor, with protein sequence MRKFWLTYLPVDRFEALGEPHRRRIVELVADRARNAGEIATHFTISRPAVSQHLRVLTETGVLAVTVHGRQRVYSLDPTAFEEVENWLDAQRERWARALDSLEEAMEAAHRPSGETDT encoded by the coding sequence ATGCGTAAGTTTTGGCTTACATATCTCCCCGTGGATCGATTCGAGGCACTCGGCGAGCCCCATCGGCGGCGGATCGTCGAACTCGTCGCCGACCGGGCCCGCAACGCGGGCGAGATCGCCACGCACTTCACGATCAGCAGACCCGCCGTCTCCCAGCACCTCCGGGTGCTGACCGAGACCGGCGTGCTCGCCGTCACCGTCCACGGGAGGCAACGGGTCTACTCGCTCGACCCGACCGCGTTCGAGGAGGTCGAGAACTGGTTGGACGCACAGCGAGAACGTTGGGCGCGGGCGCTCGACTCGTTGGAGGAAGCCATGGAAGCAGCACACCGACCCTCTGGAGAGACCGACACATGA
- a CDS encoding sensor histidine kinase, producing the protein MINRREVRDFWRTVDVSIRDLPAALLILSCSFVPAFHHHGTQLGGMPDRPFDAPAVVAIALQCLPLAVRRRWPAWCLGLASAGFAVDQLGGYHTLGGTAFAIAVLSAGAHLEHRRRLAALLFSAAYVPLAIVLSQLGTGETVVGFVTFYLAVAFVWGIGAWLRSMRAMEAERRRLVAEETRNAERARLARELHDVVTHHVTAMVVQAEAARYLTAAPDRLDETLTTVTDTGRRAITELRHLLDVLNPDHGSSAETPAVGRVRALVEQTRRAGQPVEFSEQGTPPVSAGGADLVAYRVVQEALTNALKHDHGSRISVGLRHGEGEITVEVGTDGSGGSAANPGGSGRGLAGLRDRVDALGGDFSAEPQSDGGFRVLARIPFERAT; encoded by the coding sequence GTGATCAACCGTCGGGAAGTGAGGGACTTCTGGCGAACGGTTGACGTCTCGATCCGAGACCTCCCAGCCGCACTGCTCATCCTCAGCTGCTCCTTCGTGCCCGCGTTCCACCACCACGGAACGCAGCTCGGCGGCATGCCCGATCGCCCGTTCGACGCGCCGGCCGTCGTGGCGATCGCCTTGCAGTGTCTGCCGCTGGCCGTCCGACGACGGTGGCCCGCCTGGTGCCTCGGCCTGGCCTCGGCGGGTTTCGCCGTCGACCAGCTCGGCGGTTATCACACGCTCGGCGGCACCGCGTTCGCCATCGCGGTGCTCAGCGCGGGCGCCCACCTGGAACACCGCCGGCGCCTGGCCGCGCTGCTGTTCTCGGCGGCGTACGTGCCGTTGGCGATCGTGCTCTCCCAGCTCGGCACGGGTGAGACCGTGGTCGGCTTCGTGACGTTCTACCTGGCGGTCGCCTTCGTCTGGGGCATCGGGGCGTGGCTGCGCTCGATGCGTGCCATGGAGGCCGAACGCCGCCGCCTCGTCGCCGAGGAGACCCGTAACGCCGAACGCGCCCGGCTCGCCCGCGAACTCCACGACGTCGTGACCCACCATGTCACCGCGATGGTCGTGCAGGCCGAGGCGGCGCGATATCTGACGGCCGCGCCGGACCGGCTCGACGAGACGCTGACCACCGTCACCGATACCGGCCGCCGGGCCATCACCGAGCTGCGCCACCTGCTCGACGTGCTCAACCCGGATCACGGGTCGTCGGCCGAGACACCGGCCGTCGGGCGCGTTCGCGCGCTCGTGGAGCAGACCCGGCGCGCGGGGCAGCCGGTGGAGTTCAGCGAACAGGGCACGCCACCCGTCTCGGCAGGCGGCGCCGACCTGGTGGCCTACCGGGTCGTGCAGGAAGCCCTGACCAACGCCCTCAAACACGACCATGGCAGCCGCATCTCCGTCGGGCTGCGTCACGGAGAAGGGGAGATCACGGTGGAGGTCGGCACGGACGGTTCCGGCGGTAGCGCCGCGAATCCCGGTGGCAGCGGACGAGGCTTGGCAGGTCTCCGCGACCGGGTCGACGCCCTCGGCGGCGACTTCAGCGCGGAACCCCAGTCCGACGGCGGCTTCCGGGTGCTGGCCCGCATCCCGTTCGAGCGTGCGACGTGA
- a CDS encoding response regulator has translation MTTPIRVLVCDDQALIRTGLVTIIDAQPDLEIVGECDNGQDGVALARRLRPDVVVMDVRMPVLDGIQATRLLAGAGVARPVKVLVVTTFNLDEYVYEALRCGASGFLLKDAPPAQLLHGIRTVATGAALLDPEVTRQLVGRYAARIRPLDGTSPDIPLTPREQEVLRLIADGLSNGEVAARLVISQETVKTFVSRILAKLGLRDRVQAVVYAYRHGMVA, from the coding sequence GTGACGACGCCGATCCGGGTGCTGGTCTGCGACGACCAGGCGCTGATCCGCACCGGGCTCGTGACGATCATCGACGCCCAGCCCGACCTGGAGATCGTCGGCGAGTGCGACAACGGCCAGGACGGCGTCGCACTCGCGCGGCGACTGCGGCCCGACGTCGTCGTGATGGACGTGCGCATGCCGGTGCTCGACGGCATCCAGGCCACCCGCCTGCTGGCCGGGGCGGGGGTCGCCCGGCCGGTCAAGGTGCTCGTGGTGACGACGTTCAACCTCGACGAGTACGTCTACGAGGCGTTGCGTTGCGGGGCGAGCGGCTTCCTGCTCAAGGACGCGCCGCCCGCCCAACTGCTGCACGGCATCCGCACCGTGGCGACGGGCGCGGCGCTGCTGGACCCGGAGGTGACGCGGCAGCTCGTCGGCCGCTACGCCGCGCGCATCCGACCGCTCGACGGCACCTCGCCCGACATTCCCTTGACGCCTCGCGAACAGGAGGTCCTGCGGCTGATCGCCGACGGTCTCTCCAACGGCGAGGTCGCGGCCAGGCTGGTGATCAGCCAGGAGACCGTCAAGACCTTCGTCTCCCGCATTCTCGCCAAACTCGGCCTTCGAGATCGTGTCCAGGCGGTCGTGTACGCCTACCGGCACGGCATGGTCGCCTGA